One region of Pseudoalteromonas piscicida genomic DNA includes:
- a CDS encoding beta-N-acetylhexosaminidase — MNQSVFYTFLQSSLLLFSLLLTPLCAALQITPKPVSASFGNGHFNLTHDSKITFNQQQAQSVAQQLAIFLRSPTGYQLPVSQADNTTKNSIAFKIVDAALSQEGYTLSVTPEGVEIRANTTTGLFWGMQSLRQLLPAEIESRMPINQASWAIPAVEIKDQPRFSYRGMHLDVSRHFFDVAFVKRYIDWLAMHKFNVFQWHLTDDQGWRIAIDAYPRLTEIGATRPHTVVGHTYDYQPLFDNKTVSGFYTKAQIKEVIEYAQARHIEVIPEIDIPGHSSAMLAAYPELSCHQRAVKVQPQFGIFEDVLCPREDVFAFLGVVYKEVAELFPSQYIHIGGDEVIKKQWLESPEVKKLMQQHQLTTPEQVQSYFIKRVAKIVQNLGNTVIGWDEILEGGVADDAVIMSWRGTEGGIQAAKMGHQVIMSPYQYIYFDAYQSRNLDEPKAIHGLSSLKNVYQYEPQPSHLTAEQQAFIIGAQGALWTEYIKTPRHAEYMLFPRLSALAETLWSDKTQKSWSDYSQYRLPALLKRYQQMHLNTAYSSHKPIISSEINGQQLIATITSEIANTAIYYTLDGSEPTLQSQQYQKPLVITDETQLRARSYVSDLGQLVGDARLTLSPHLALGKEITLASLAAEGSATKLQDGQFAYDQFYSVDDYAIFYDTDLEAVIDLDASTQVQQVKLGFDSGRHRQLHPPTHIQVLGSSDKQQWQTLAEVNNPRGPMSVLSFAPVSVRFLKVVAVNSKQSDDIQIPKLPLYIDEIAVY, encoded by the coding sequence GTTTATTGCTGTTTTCTTTGTTGCTCACACCACTTTGTGCAGCGCTACAGATCACCCCAAAACCGGTGAGTGCTAGTTTTGGTAACGGTCACTTTAACCTTACCCATGACAGTAAAATTACCTTTAACCAGCAGCAAGCTCAAAGCGTTGCGCAGCAATTAGCGATCTTTTTGCGCTCGCCTACGGGCTATCAGTTGCCAGTGTCTCAGGCTGATAATACAACTAAAAATAGTATTGCTTTTAAGATTGTCGATGCAGCGTTATCTCAAGAGGGATACACGCTGAGCGTGACACCTGAAGGGGTTGAAATACGAGCGAATACTACGACCGGATTATTTTGGGGGATGCAGTCGCTGCGACAATTACTCCCTGCAGAGATTGAGTCGCGTATGCCCATCAATCAGGCGAGTTGGGCAATACCTGCGGTAGAAATAAAAGATCAGCCCAGATTCTCATACCGTGGCATGCATTTAGATGTGAGTCGGCACTTTTTCGATGTGGCTTTTGTGAAGCGTTATATCGATTGGCTGGCGATGCATAAATTCAATGTCTTCCAGTGGCACCTAACCGATGATCAAGGCTGGCGAATTGCCATTGATGCGTACCCTAGACTAACCGAAATTGGGGCAACGCGGCCTCATACCGTGGTTGGTCATACCTATGATTATCAACCATTGTTTGATAATAAAACGGTGTCGGGCTTTTATACCAAGGCGCAAATTAAGGAAGTGATTGAGTATGCGCAGGCGCGACATATTGAAGTGATCCCTGAAATTGATATTCCGGGGCATAGCAGTGCGATGCTTGCCGCATATCCAGAGTTATCTTGTCACCAGCGAGCAGTAAAGGTACAGCCGCAGTTTGGTATTTTTGAAGATGTGCTATGCCCCCGTGAAGACGTGTTTGCTTTTCTTGGTGTTGTATACAAAGAGGTTGCCGAGCTATTTCCAAGCCAATATATTCATATTGGTGGCGATGAGGTGATAAAAAAACAGTGGTTAGAAAGTCCCGAGGTGAAAAAGTTGATGCAACAGCATCAGTTAACCACACCTGAGCAAGTGCAAAGCTATTTTATTAAACGGGTCGCCAAAATCGTCCAAAATCTTGGCAATACGGTGATTGGTTGGGATGAAATATTAGAAGGAGGGGTAGCGGATGACGCCGTGATTATGTCTTGGCGGGGCACGGAAGGAGGCATTCAAGCTGCAAAAATGGGTCATCAGGTGATCATGAGCCCTTATCAATATATTTATTTTGATGCCTATCAATCGCGCAATCTTGACGAGCCCAAAGCCATCCATGGGCTTTCAAGTCTAAAAAACGTTTATCAATATGAGCCACAACCCAGCCACTTAACCGCTGAGCAACAAGCCTTTATAATTGGTGCGCAAGGGGCACTTTGGACTGAATATATAAAAACGCCTCGTCATGCTGAGTATATGCTGTTTCCGCGCTTGAGTGCGCTGGCCGAAACATTGTGGTCGGATAAAACACAAAAGTCGTGGTCTGATTACAGCCAATATCGTTTACCCGCGCTTTTAAAACGCTACCAGCAGATGCACCTCAATACCGCTTATAGTAGCCATAAGCCTATTATTTCAAGTGAGATTAATGGGCAGCAGCTCATCGCCACCATTACCTCTGAAATTGCCAACACGGCTATTTACTATACCTTAGACGGCAGCGAGCCAACGCTACAATCCCAGCAATATCAAAAGCCGCTAGTGATAACTGACGAAACGCAGCTTCGCGCCCGCAGTTATGTAAGCGATCTAGGGCAACTGGTAGGCGATGCGCGTTTAACGCTTTCGCCTCATTTAGCGCTTGGAAAAGAGATAACGCTTGCTTCGCTAGCCGCCGAAGGCTCTGCGACTAAGCTGCAGGATGGTCAATTTGCCTATGATCAATTTTACAGCGTTGATGATTATGCGATTTTTTACGATACTGATCTTGAGGCGGTTATTGACTTGGATGCGTCAACGCAAGTGCAGCAGGTTAAGCTGGGCTTTGACAGCGGGCGACATAGACAACTGCACCCGCCAACACATATTCAAGTACTGGGTTCAAGTGATAAACAACAGTGGCAAACGTTAGCTGAGGTTAATAATCCGCGTGGGCCCATGTCGGTGTTGTCGTTTGCTCCTGTAAGTGTGCGCTTTTTAAAGGTGGTGGCCGTTAATAGTAAGCAATCTGACGATATCCAGATCCCCAAACTTCCGCTGTATATCGATGAAATAGCGGTATATTAA
- a CDS encoding family 20 glycosylhydrolase has protein sequence MFAKKQIITASLSGLALLTASHYSVAHPHPDNLALRWQVVDHGIGENIFLGSLTITNNGLEPLGESGWALYFSSVRPPASVLPDSDPNGQYARQHIAAQNLSLENADDAKSGDYFVLKPTAGFAPIQSGESRTIEIVAQYWQMLKNDSPSGFHISYNNQAPQAVLVDVMMDPSDPKQTKQAVNDNMPVQTSAIRFAENSATHMALPLKNRLVPQPHSVVTPNDEFLTLMSQLTSISAPASLAKEATFLQTALRDILSGTFAINSTVQNGPNLIKLQLDPNLDTNQDNQPDASGYQLEVDAFAGITITGSDAQGVFYGIQTLRQMLPTTVYKTAKNSATLSDNAVLPASTILDAPRFEYRGMMLDVSRNFQSKETVFKLLDLMAFYKLNKFEINLANDEGWRLEIPGIPELTEFGAKRGYDLSESTMLHTFMGAANGFAPGDGIENKPTDETAANLGTAPSYQGFEIAQQNFLGKGWGYYTVNDFKEILQYAADRHIDVIIEYDFPAHARAAIKAMEYRYNKYKDSDPVEANRFRLIDPLDQSQYYTPQFYTDNFVNPALESTFTFLNHVVKETRAIYDAVPDATLTRLHGGGDELPHLGPNEWWAQSPAVGQNPATAGKTDAELFDYFFLRWKQIVNQHGFDMATWGDVLSHNGTGNVSYGEIFPVFWNNVWGWGNEHQAYKFANQGHKVVLAHATNLYLDLAYNKHPDEIGYHWAGYTDTKKAFEYRPFNIYANAERDKLGNPVPLNPKWVLLSEAGKQNVQGIQAQLFGENQKSPEILDYMTFPKLLGAAERAWVQDMPAQGAATTEAWHTFTNTLGQYALPLLDYYQVVDINAQIPQQVGVNYRIPLPGGAIEGGKLIVNTRFVGMATEYSVDQGVTWQRYEGPVTLTASSKVQLRTVSDSGKVSRVATVN, from the coding sequence ATGTTTGCAAAAAAACAGATAATTACTGCCTCACTGTCAGGCTTAGCCTTGTTGACTGCGAGCCACTATAGCGTCGCACATCCTCACCCAGATAACTTAGCATTACGCTGGCAAGTCGTGGATCATGGCATTGGAGAGAATATCTTTCTTGGCAGTCTGACGATTACTAATAATGGTCTTGAACCGTTGGGTGAGTCTGGCTGGGCGCTTTATTTTAGCTCGGTAAGGCCGCCTGCAAGCGTACTACCAGACTCAGATCCAAATGGTCAGTATGCGCGCCAGCATATCGCCGCGCAGAATCTAAGTTTAGAAAATGCCGATGACGCAAAAAGTGGTGATTACTTTGTACTTAAGCCCACAGCGGGTTTTGCCCCCATTCAATCGGGTGAGTCTCGTACTATTGAAATCGTTGCACAGTATTGGCAAATGCTGAAAAACGACTCACCGTCGGGTTTTCACATTAGCTACAATAACCAAGCGCCTCAAGCTGTGCTGGTGGACGTGATGATGGACCCAAGCGATCCAAAACAAACAAAGCAAGCGGTTAACGATAATATGCCGGTGCAAACGTCCGCCATCCGATTCGCCGAAAACAGCGCGACGCACATGGCATTGCCGCTGAAAAACCGCTTGGTTCCGCAGCCCCATTCAGTGGTCACTCCGAATGATGAATTTTTAACTTTGATGAGCCAATTAACCAGTATTTCAGCGCCGGCTTCACTGGCTAAAGAAGCCACCTTCTTACAAACTGCACTGCGCGATATTCTGAGCGGCACATTTGCGATTAATAGCACGGTGCAAAATGGCCCGAACCTTATCAAGTTGCAGCTAGACCCAAATCTCGATACCAATCAAGACAATCAGCCGGACGCAAGTGGTTATCAGCTTGAAGTCGATGCATTCGCGGGGATCACCATTACCGGAAGTGACGCCCAAGGGGTGTTTTATGGTATTCAGACACTTCGTCAAATGCTCCCCACCACTGTGTATAAAACGGCTAAAAACTCAGCCACTTTGTCCGACAATGCCGTACTACCCGCTAGCACCATTTTGGATGCACCACGGTTTGAATATCGAGGCATGATGCTGGATGTGTCGCGCAATTTCCAAAGCAAAGAAACGGTATTTAAGTTGTTGGACTTGATGGCATTTTACAAGTTAAACAAGTTCGAAATTAACCTTGCCAACGATGAAGGTTGGCGACTAGAAATTCCTGGTATTCCTGAACTCACGGAGTTTGGGGCAAAGCGGGGATATGACCTGAGCGAAAGTACGATGCTGCATACTTTTATGGGAGCTGCCAATGGTTTTGCGCCAGGAGATGGGATTGAAAATAAACCCACGGATGAAACAGCAGCAAACTTAGGCACCGCGCCTAGTTATCAAGGCTTTGAAATTGCTCAGCAAAACTTTCTCGGTAAAGGCTGGGGCTACTACACGGTGAATGATTTTAAAGAAATTCTTCAGTATGCCGCTGACCGTCATATCGATGTGATCATCGAATATGACTTTCCAGCCCATGCGCGTGCAGCAATCAAAGCGATGGAATATCGCTACAACAAATACAAAGATAGCGACCCAGTTGAAGCAAATCGTTTTAGGTTGATTGATCCGCTCGACCAGTCGCAGTATTACACCCCACAATTTTATACCGACAATTTTGTGAACCCAGCGCTTGAGAGCACCTTTACTTTCCTCAACCATGTAGTGAAAGAAACACGCGCCATTTATGATGCTGTGCCCGATGCGACACTGACTCGGCTACATGGCGGTGGTGACGAGCTACCACATTTAGGCCCGAATGAATGGTGGGCGCAATCTCCAGCGGTCGGTCAAAACCCAGCTACGGCGGGCAAAACCGATGCAGAGCTGTTTGACTACTTCTTTTTACGCTGGAAGCAGATAGTCAATCAGCATGGTTTTGATATGGCAACCTGGGGCGATGTGTTATCGCACAATGGTACGGGTAATGTAAGTTACGGTGAGATATTCCCCGTGTTTTGGAATAACGTGTGGGGTTGGGGCAATGAGCATCAGGCCTACAAGTTTGCTAACCAAGGTCACAAAGTGGTGCTGGCCCATGCGACAAACTTGTATCTTGACCTTGCATATAACAAGCATCCGGATGAAATAGGCTATCACTGGGCAGGTTACACAGATACCAAAAAGGCGTTTGAATATCGTCCGTTTAATATTTACGCTAATGCGGAGCGTGACAAGCTGGGCAATCCAGTGCCGTTGAACCCAAAATGGGTGTTACTGAGCGAAGCGGGTAAACAAAATGTTCAAGGTATTCAGGCGCAACTATTTGGCGAAAACCAAAAGTCACCAGAAATTCTTGATTACATGACTTTCCCGAAATTACTGGGTGCCGCTGAGCGTGCATGGGTGCAAGATATGCCAGCGCAAGGCGCAGCGACTACCGAGGCTTGGCACACCTTTACCAACACTTTAGGACAATACGCTCTACCACTATTGGACTATTACCAAGTGGTCGATATTAATGCTCAAATACCACAGCAGGTAGGGGTAAATTATCGTATTCCATTACCTGGAGGCGCGATTGAAGGTGGTAAGTTAATTGTCAATACCCGGTTTGTTGGCATGGCTACGGAGTATTCGGTTGACCAAGGCGTAACATGGCAGCGCTATGAAGGGCCTGTGACATTGACCGCGTCATCTAAAGTACAACTCAGAACGGTGAGTGATTCGGGCAAAGTAAGCCGAGTCGCAACGGTTAATTAA
- a CDS encoding RNA polymerase sigma factor → MPPLLSFKRKAVDTIKAAANDELARRQQVEQLFLKQQQKLIRHIMGKGLDKREAEDVAQEAFVKLLGLEQDNVSNYIAAYLYKIATNLAIDKLRRKARSPFDDREHDSDQMPQPCASANPEQNHHNQELLKEMEKSLASLPDKCRLAFLLYKIRGQSYEEIALTLQISPSMVRKYVLRAVRHCYQQLQHEL, encoded by the coding sequence ATGCCACCGTTATTATCTTTTAAGCGCAAAGCAGTCGATACCATTAAGGCCGCTGCAAACGATGAACTTGCACGTCGCCAGCAAGTAGAGCAGCTGTTTTTAAAACAACAACAAAAGCTGATCCGCCATATTATGGGTAAAGGGTTAGACAAACGTGAGGCGGAAGACGTTGCCCAAGAGGCGTTTGTGAAGTTGCTTGGACTTGAGCAGGATAATGTCAGCAACTACATCGCCGCGTACTTGTATAAAATTGCAACCAATTTGGCTATTGATAAGCTGCGGCGCAAAGCGCGTAGCCCGTTTGATGATCGTGAGCACGATAGCGATCAAATGCCACAGCCTTGTGCAAGTGCTAACCCTGAACAAAACCACCACAACCAAGAGCTACTTAAAGAAATGGAAAAGTCTCTCGCAAGCTTACCCGATAAATGTAGGCTGGCTTTTTTATTGTATAAAATACGTGGTCAAAGCTATGAGGAGATAGCTTTGACCTTACAGATATCCCCAAGTATGGTAAGAAAATATGTATTACGTGCAGTTCGTCATTGCTACCAGCAGTTACAGCATGAGCTTTGA